In Paenibacillus sp. 1781tsa1, one DNA window encodes the following:
- a CDS encoding DinB family protein yields the protein MTKTTALDVLLIQKDDTWDQCNWIVPLSKSLEGLTAEQAAWIPPAGGLSIWQLVNHMYYYNHRLLCRMQGKEPTLPAVDSNEYTFGNPGDATDEDGWNTLMKSTTRLAQQLRDQLAALEESELEAAYMDSKEKWAHELARWILHDAYHAGQIVLLRRQQGSWKIVF from the coding sequence ATGACGAAAACAACAGCACTAGATGTGTTACTTATTCAAAAGGATGATACATGGGATCAATGCAATTGGATTGTACCTTTGTCGAAGTCTTTGGAAGGTCTTACAGCAGAGCAAGCCGCCTGGATTCCACCCGCAGGAGGATTAAGCATCTGGCAGTTGGTTAACCATATGTATTATTACAATCATCGCTTATTATGTCGCATGCAAGGTAAAGAGCCTACCCTCCCTGCTGTAGACTCCAATGAATACACGTTTGGCAATCCTGGAGATGCAACGGATGAAGACGGATGGAATACACTGATGAAGAGTACAACTCGATTAGCCCAACAATTGCGAGATCAATTAGCTGCACTCGAAGAGTCAGAACTTGAAGCTGCTTATATGGACTCCAAAGAGAAATGGGCACACGAACTTGCCCGCTGGATCCTTCACGATGCCTATCACGCAGGTCAGATCGTGCTCCTTCGCAGACAGCAAGGAAGCTGGAAAATCGTTTTCTAA